In Porphyrobacter sp. LM 6, one DNA window encodes the following:
- a CDS encoding nuclear transport factor 2 family protein: MKAIFAIAAAFLAAAPLAAEPAPARTPEETAVLATVEAFMRGLAARDAAAMEAQVTEPGLLAMVEERDGADHVELAPLSEAIASIASIPVPVAEPLHGEVVTVDGPVATVRADFDFFIDGKRSHCGVDIFTLMRIDGAWKIATITYSHLTSSCGAAQ; this comes from the coding sequence ATGAAAGCCATTTTCGCAATAGCCGCCGCGTTCCTCGCCGCCGCGCCGCTCGCCGCCGAACCTGCGCCCGCGCGCACTCCCGAAGAAACCGCCGTGCTCGCCACGGTCGAGGCCTTCATGCGCGGCCTTGCCGCCAGAGATGCCGCCGCGATGGAGGCGCAGGTTACCGAACCGGGTCTGCTCGCCATGGTCGAAGAGCGCGACGGAGCCGACCATGTCGAACTCGCGCCCTTGAGCGAAGCCATCGCCTCGATCGCCAGCATCCCCGTGCCCGTCGCCGAGCCGCTGCACGGCGAAGTCGTGACCGTCGATGGCCCCGTCGCAACCGTCCGCGCCGATTTCGACTTCTTTATCGACGGCAAGCGCAGCCATTGCGGGGTCGACATCTTCACGCTGATGCGGATCGATGGCGCGTGGAAGATCGCGACCATCACCTACAGCCACCTCACCTCCTCGTGCGGAGCGGCGCAATGA